In Candidatus Omnitrophota bacterium, a single genomic region encodes these proteins:
- a CDS encoding HAD family hydrolase, translated as MAENKLFIFDLDGTLIDAYPAIIDSFNFTMAKLCLPCVSPSIIRKSVGRGDENLLLPFTGRLLLKKALSVYRKHHSKALLSGSRLFPQTREVLRGLKEKGYLLAVASNRPTRFSGILIKHLRIDRYFDYVLCADKLKRGKPDPLILNKIMKRLHVKPSNSFYVGDMVIDAQAGRRAGVKSIIVTTGSSSRAEIKRERPYKIIRHIGSLLKLA; from the coding sequence ATGGCCGAAAATAAACTTTTTATATTTGATTTGGACGGAACATTGATAGACGCATATCCGGCGATAATAGATAGCTTTAATTTTACTATGGCAAAACTATGCTTACCATGCGTTTCACCGTCTATTATCCGAAAGAGCGTAGGAAGAGGCGACGAGAATCTCCTGCTTCCTTTCACAGGCAGGTTATTATTGAAAAAGGCTTTGTCAGTATACAGGAAGCATCATTCAAAAGCCCTGCTTAGCGGATCGAGATTGTTTCCTCAAACCAGAGAAGTGTTGCGGGGACTAAAAGAAAAAGGTTATCTGCTTGCAGTTGCAAGCAACAGGCCGACAAGATTTTCAGGGATACTCATAAAACACCTAAGAATAGACAGGTATTTTGATTACGTGCTTTGCGCAGACAAGCTTAAAAGAGGTAAGCCGGACCCGCTTATCCTGAATAAAATAATGAAGCGTTTGCATGTTAAGCCTTCAAATTCTTTCTATGTAGGTGACATGGTAATAGATGCGCAGGCAGGCAGGCGCGCGGGTGTTAAGTCTATAATCGTAACAACCGGCTCCAGCAGCAGGGCTGAGATTAAAAGAGAAAGGCCGTATAAAATTATTCGGCATATCGGCAGCCTTTTAAAGCTGGCGTAA
- a CDS encoding MFS transporter: MLNIILLGITSFLTDVSSEMVYPLLPVYLVTVLGAGPAVLGLIEGVAESLASITKVFSGYFSDKLKSRKPFTILGYFASALGKVFLFLSIGWGFVLVGRLLDRFGKGVRTAPRDALIADSTSKGKRGSAFGLHRAMDTCGAAVGVVLAYFLVSHYTGNFKRVFFYSLIPAFIGVLVLFLVKEKKEKRDEQLGRKKISFSWKGLDKRLRLFLIFSFIFTLGNSSNQFLLLKAKDMGSPVTSVIILYLVFNVIQAVVIYPASWLSDKIGKKKLLVAGYLFYGLVYLGFALNNSLGHLWILFALYGIYMGLTEGVEKALIADISPAGLRATTIGLHATIIGIGLLPASVLAGVLWKLFGAQAPFYFGSFMGILASCGFFFVLKGL; encoded by the coding sequence ATGCTGAATATAATATTACTGGGAATCACAAGTTTTCTTACTGATGTATCAAGCGAGATGGTCTATCCTTTGCTGCCTGTTTACCTGGTAACTGTTCTCGGTGCAGGTCCGGCAGTACTGGGATTAATCGAGGGCGTTGCAGAGAGCTTGGCAAGCATAACGAAGGTCTTCTCTGGATATTTTTCGGATAAATTGAAGTCCCGCAAGCCATTCACTATATTAGGATATTTTGCTTCCGCATTAGGAAAAGTTTTTTTATTTTTGTCAATAGGCTGGGGATTTGTTTTAGTCGGACGTCTGCTTGACAGGTTTGGCAAAGGGGTACGTACTGCTCCGCGGGATGCCTTGATTGCCGATAGCACATCGAAAGGTAAGAGGGGCTCTGCTTTTGGCCTGCACCGGGCCATGGATACATGCGGGGCAGCCGTAGGAGTCGTACTGGCTTATTTCTTGGTTTCTCATTATACGGGCAATTTTAAGCGGGTTTTCTTTTATTCTCTTATTCCTGCTTTTATCGGCGTGTTGGTGCTTTTTTTGGTAAAAGAGAAGAAAGAAAAGAGAGATGAGCAGCTCGGCAGGAAAAAAATATCTTTCAGCTGGAAAGGCCTGGATAAAAGGCTTAGGCTTTTCTTGATCTTCAGTTTTATTTTTACTCTCGGCAATTCTTCAAACCAGTTTTTGCTGCTTAAGGCCAAAGACATGGGCAGCCCTGTCACCAGCGTGATTATTTTATACCTTGTTTTTAATGTTATTCAGGCTGTGGTGATATATCCTGCCTCATGGTTATCTGATAAGATCGGCAAGAAAAAACTTCTTGTAGCCGGATATCTCTTCTACGGTTTAGTTTACCTTGGGTTTGCTTTAAACAATTCATTAGGCCATTTATGGATTTTGTTTGCCTTGTATGGGATTTATATGGGCCTGACTGAAGGAGTGGAAAAGGCGCTTATTGCGGATATTTCACCTGCTGGGCTTAGGGCAACTACGATTGGGCTGCATGCTACAATTATCGGGATAGGTTTATTGCCTGCATCTGTGTTAGCCGGTGTACTTTGGAAATTATTCGGCGCACAGGCTCCTTTTTATTTCGGATCGTTTATGGGAATATTGGCAAGCTGCGGATTCTTTTTTGTGCTGAAAGGCCTTTAG
- the secA gene encoding preprotein translocase subunit SecA has translation MLGFIKKRSLENKKRVIKQRYPSAKINLHPDIPNPSVNKIVELAAIVEQINSLEPVISSLSDTELKHKTSEFREAIMKSSEDYEARIAELEDLLSQASIQEERQNLKDKIKVTRNKIFAGVLPEAFAVVREASRRTIGLRHFDVQLLGGIVLHEGKIAEMATGEGKTLVATLPAYLNALLGKGVHIVTVNDYLARRDRDWMGPIFEFLGLSVGVIQHDISDEERRHAYSCDITYGTNNEFGFDYLRDNMKYSLDALVQRPFYFAIVDEVDSILIDEARTPLIISGPAEESTDKYYIIDKIVPRLRGRRVLEKEEIEAKHKGQDLSKGYDYMVDEKAHTAHLTEEGESKVCSMLNIDNLHEISTMEWRHHVIQALRAHNLYKKDVDYVIKDGQVIIVDEFTGRMMPGRRWSDGLHQAVEAKEGLKIERENQTLATITFQNYFRMYEKLSGMTGTAFTEANEFKNIYQLDVVVLPTNRPLIRNNFQDRVYKSKNEKMKAVVDEIVELYNTGRPVLVGTISIDKSELLSEMLKRRGVEHQVLNAKYHEMEAQIVAQAGRYKAVTIATNMAGRGTDILLGGNPEFIARSIINQKFERADPGYEEAYGKLLNEYKIKTQKEHEEVVKLGGLHVIGTERHEARRVDNQLRGRCGRQGDPGSSRFYVSFEDDLMRLFGSDRILNLMDKLGLEEGQVIDHPWVSKSIEIAQKRVEEHNFEIRKQLLEYDNVMNKQREIIYGQRRQVLDGASMRDDILSGSDKILDELLSIYLPAEPGAETDIEGLSSAIKSKFGLDLEPDLRSIVDRAVLAEKLSGIIRSAYDEKEKAIGADMLRHLERMVYLQITDAKWKDHLYAMDSLREGIGLRAYGQRDPLIEYKREAFNMFSEMIYKIEDEAVEILFRLQPAKPATDFKGVFKESSQQLLHPDSKSFNQQPESLTQDSLSSSQQISHQALPNKSSAEKVGRNDPCPCGSGKKYKKCCGK, from the coding sequence ATGTTAGGATTCATCAAGAAAAGATCTTTAGAGAATAAAAAGAGGGTAATAAAACAACGTTATCCTTCTGCTAAAATAAATTTACACCCCGATATACCCAACCCATCGGTCAATAAAATCGTCGAGCTTGCCGCGATAGTCGAGCAAATCAACTCTCTGGAACCTGTGATATCCTCTCTCTCGGACACGGAATTGAAACACAAGACTTCGGAGTTTAGAGAGGCTATTATGAAATCATCTGAGGACTACGAAGCTAGAATAGCTGAGCTGGAAGACTTATTATCACAGGCCAGCATCCAGGAAGAACGCCAAAACTTAAAAGATAAAATCAAGGTTACGCGCAACAAAATATTTGCCGGCGTTCTGCCTGAGGCCTTTGCGGTCGTGCGCGAAGCTTCACGCAGGACTATAGGATTGCGCCATTTTGACGTGCAGTTACTGGGGGGCATAGTGTTGCATGAAGGCAAGATCGCAGAAATGGCAACAGGCGAAGGCAAAACACTGGTAGCTACACTGCCGGCATATTTAAATGCGCTCCTGGGTAAAGGCGTACATATAGTCACTGTCAATGATTACCTGGCAAGAAGAGACCGCGATTGGATGGGCCCCATATTTGAATTCTTAGGCTTGTCCGTCGGGGTGATCCAGCACGATATTTCTGATGAAGAAAGAAGGCATGCCTATTCCTGCGATATCACCTATGGTACCAATAATGAATTCGGGTTTGATTACCTAAGGGATAATATGAAATACAGTCTTGATGCGTTAGTCCAGAGGCCGTTTTATTTTGCCATAGTTGATGAGGTAGATTCTATACTTATCGATGAAGCGCGCACACCTTTGATTATTTCCGGTCCCGCAGAAGAATCAACGGACAAGTATTACATAATCGATAAGATCGTCCCGCGGTTAAGAGGCAGGAGGGTTTTAGAGAAAGAAGAGATTGAAGCAAAACATAAGGGCCAGGACCTTTCTAAGGGCTATGATTATATGGTCGATGAGAAAGCCCACACCGCGCATTTAACGGAAGAAGGCGAATCAAAAGTATGCAGCATGCTCAATATCGATAACCTGCATGAGATCAGCACTATGGAATGGCGCCATCATGTGATCCAGGCACTCCGCGCCCACAATTTGTATAAGAAGGACGTCGATTATGTTATTAAAGACGGGCAGGTGATCATAGTCGATGAATTTACCGGCAGGATGATGCCGGGGAGGCGCTGGTCAGACGGCCTGCATCAGGCAGTAGAAGCAAAAGAGGGCTTAAAGATCGAAAGGGAGAACCAGACACTGGCTACGATTACCTTCCAGAATTATTTCCGCATGTATGAGAAATTATCAGGCATGACCGGTACGGCATTTACCGAGGCAAATGAGTTTAAAAATATTTACCAGCTTGATGTCGTAGTATTACCTACCAATAGGCCTCTGATACGCAATAATTTTCAGGATAGAGTTTATAAGTCAAAAAATGAGAAAATGAAAGCCGTAGTTGATGAGATAGTTGAACTTTATAATACCGGCAGGCCGGTATTGGTGGGTACGATATCTATCGATAAATCAGAGCTTCTTTCGGAAATGTTAAAGAGGCGCGGGGTCGAACATCAGGTGCTCAACGCTAAGTATCATGAAATGGAAGCCCAGATCGTTGCCCAGGCCGGCAGGTATAAAGCAGTGACCATAGCTACTAACATGGCTGGCCGCGGCACAGACATACTGCTGGGAGGCAACCCTGAATTTATTGCCAGGAGTATAATAAACCAGAAATTTGAGCGCGCTGACCCAGGCTATGAGGAAGCTTATGGCAAGCTGCTGAATGAATATAAAATCAAAACACAAAAAGAGCATGAAGAAGTAGTTAAGCTTGGCGGGTTGCATGTCATAGGCACCGAGCGTCATGAGGCAAGGCGTGTAGACAACCAGCTGCGCGGCAGATGCGGCCGCCAGGGAGACCCCGGTTCTTCAAGGTTCTACGTTTCCTTTGAAGACGACCTTATGAGGCTTTTTGGCTCGGATAGAATATTGAATTTAATGGATAAACTTGGATTAGAGGAAGGGCAGGTCATAGATCACCCTTGGGTTTCCAAATCCATTGAGATAGCCCAGAAGAGGGTAGAGGAGCACAATTTTGAAATAAGGAAACAGCTCCTTGAATATGATAATGTGATGAATAAGCAGAGGGAGATTATTTACGGCCAGCGCAGGCAGGTTCTTGATGGTGCATCTATGAGGGACGATATACTCTCCGGCTCAGACAAAATACTTGATGAATTGTTATCGATATATTTGCCTGCTGAGCCCGGTGCGGAAACTGATATCGAGGGATTATCCAGCGCGATAAAGTCTAAATTCGGCCTTGATCTGGAGCCGGATTTACGGAGCATAGTCGATAGGGCGGTTTTAGCTGAAAAATTATCCGGGATTATCCGCAGCGCCTATGATGAAAAAGAAAAAGCAATCGGTGCTGATATGTTAAGGCACCTTGAACGCATGGTTTATCTCCAGATCACAGATGCCAAATGGAAAGACCACCTCTATGCGATGGACAGCCTAAGGGAAGGTATAGGGCTGCGTGCTTACGGACAAAGGGACCCGTTGATAGAATATAAACGTGAAGCATTTAATATGTTTAGCGAAATGATTTATAAGATTGAAGATGAGGCAGTTGAGATTTTATTCAGGCTCCAGCCAGCTAAACCAGCCACAGATTTTAAGGGTGTTTTTAAAGAGTCAAGCCAGCAGCTGTTGCATCCCGATAGTAAGTCTTTTAACCAGCAGCCGGAATCTTTAACACAAGATAGCCTTAGCAGTAGCCAACAAATAAGCCATCAGGCCCTTCCCAATAAATCTTCAGCAGAAAAAGTAGGCAGAAATGACCCCTGTCCTTGCGGCTCAGGGAAAAAATACAAGAAATGTTGCGGAAAATGA
- a CDS encoding ZIP family metal transporter, protein MVLTLSLISTVIVSLISLIGIFTLFINERLLGKILFGLIGFSAGSLIGGAFLHILPEVLEHTQANRTFSYVIAGMVIFFIMEKYFYWRHCHEGKCDVHAFTYLNIIGDGVHNFIDGMLITASFSVSAGLGLVTTTAVILHEIPQELGDFGVLVYGGFSRKKALFFNFISALAAIIGALVSYFIIGAVEGFSNFLLPLTAGGFIYIASSDLIPEIHKEGNFRRSILAFGSFILGLAVMALARVFIPG, encoded by the coding sequence ATGGTTTTAACCTTAAGCCTTATTAGCACAGTCATTGTCAGCCTAATATCTCTCATAGGGATTTTCACCTTATTTATAAATGAAAGGCTTTTAGGAAAAATCCTTTTTGGGCTGATTGGTTTTTCTGCCGGCTCGCTAATAGGCGGCGCCTTTCTGCATATCTTACCTGAAGTTTTAGAGCATACTCAAGCCAACAGAACATTCTCCTATGTCATCGCAGGCATGGTTATTTTCTTTATTATGGAAAAGTATTTTTACTGGCGGCATTGTCATGAAGGCAAGTGTGATGTCCACGCCTTTACTTATTTAAACATTATTGGTGATGGTGTGCATAATTTTATTGATGGTATGCTGATAACCGCCAGTTTCTCCGTATCCGCAGGTTTAGGATTAGTCACGACTACGGCTGTTATTCTTCATGAGATACCGCAGGAGCTGGGCGACTTTGGGGTATTGGTTTATGGAGGCTTTAGCAGAAAGAAGGCATTATTTTTTAATTTTATTTCTGCTCTTGCAGCGATAATAGGCGCTTTAGTTTCTTATTTTATTATTGGGGCCGTGGAAGGTTTCTCCAATTTTCTCCTGCCGCTTACGGCAGGAGGTTTTATTTATATAGCTTCTTCGGATCTAATCCCCGAAATCCACAAGGAAGGCAATTTTAGGCGTAGTATTCTAGCCTTTGGTTCTTTTATACTCGGTCTTGCAGTTATGGCACTGGCCCGTGTCTTTATCCCAGGATAA
- the lnt gene encoding apolipoprotein N-acyltransferase, whose translation MLRKMIPQRINKIFNLGKKGFFLSILSGILLAFSFPSFNLWITAWVAFIPLLLAIRGKNKAQSFVSGYISGLVFWSMTVYWLSHVTVPGVLLMVSYLSLYSALFTLFIKLFSRNKNSGVIIIPALWVMLEYLRSHAFTGFGWALLGYSQYQNIYIIQIADLFGAWGVSFLVMVINVCIYNYLISDAKPGLRIRKLLLAASLLIAVLSYGCYKSKAVEPGENKKGIKISVIQGNIPQELKWDVKSRDMIMNRFLGLSREVLPDNPEIIIWPEAAIPVVISEEPWYLGRVRKFADDNKIFMLLGAVDAVGEAYYNEAILLSPGKEDHTVYKKLHLVPFGEYIPLRKYLKFLEPFVPIGDFTAGNEYTVFPSPVKFSVLICFEDNIAEISRNFVRRGSRLLVNITNDAWFNLSSAPYQHMQSSVFRAVENRVYVIRSANTGVSGFIAPTGKILSSVSDAGGNRIFITGYATHEIFTSIDYLSFYTRFGDLFIIFCIMAILYGIIPPKIPKK comes from the coding sequence ATGTTGCGGAAAATGATTCCCCAAAGGATAAACAAAATTTTTAATCTCGGCAAAAAAGGTTTTTTCTTAAGTATTCTTTCCGGTATTCTACTGGCATTTTCTTTTCCCTCTTTTAATCTCTGGATAACCGCCTGGGTGGCTTTTATCCCGTTGCTCTTGGCTATAAGAGGGAAAAATAAGGCGCAATCTTTCGTATCAGGTTATATCTCAGGGCTGGTTTTCTGGTCTATGACAGTTTATTGGCTGAGCCACGTTACTGTCCCGGGAGTCTTGCTGATGGTTTCTTACTTATCCTTATATTCGGCGTTATTTACTCTGTTTATAAAGCTATTTAGCCGGAATAAAAACTCAGGCGTAATAATCATCCCGGCATTATGGGTGATGCTGGAATATTTACGCAGCCACGCCTTTACTGGTTTTGGCTGGGCCCTTTTGGGATATTCCCAATATCAGAATATTTATATTATTCAAATCGCTGATTTATTTGGCGCCTGGGGAGTATCATTCCTGGTCATGGTTATTAATGTATGTATTTATAATTATCTTATATCAGATGCTAAGCCCGGGCTGAGAATAAGGAAACTTCTGTTAGCCGCATCCCTGCTTATCGCAGTTTTGTCCTATGGTTGCTATAAGTCCAAAGCAGTAGAACCCGGGGAAAATAAAAAAGGGATAAAGATTTCGGTTATCCAGGGCAACATTCCTCAAGAGCTTAAGTGGGATGTTAAATCCAGAGATATGATAATGAACAGGTTCCTTGGGTTAAGCAGAGAGGTGTTGCCTGATAATCCGGAAATAATAATTTGGCCTGAGGCTGCTATCCCGGTAGTTATCTCGGAAGAGCCATGGTATCTGGGTAGAGTAAGAAAATTTGCGGATGATAATAAGATCTTTATGCTCCTGGGTGCGGTTGATGCTGTAGGGGAGGCTTATTATAACGAAGCGATTTTGCTTTCTCCCGGCAAGGAAGACCACACCGTTTATAAGAAACTCCACCTGGTTCCGTTCGGAGAGTACATCCCTCTTAGAAAATACCTGAAATTTCTGGAGCCATTTGTGCCCATAGGTGATTTTACCGCAGGCAATGAATATACGGTATTTCCATCTCCGGTTAAATTCTCCGTATTAATTTGTTTTGAGGATAATATTGCTGAGATCTCCAGAAATTTTGTAAGACGCGGCTCAAGGCTTCTGGTCAATATCACAAATGACGCCTGGTTTAACCTTAGTTCGGCGCCGTATCAGCATATGCAATCATCGGTTTTCCGTGCTGTTGAGAACAGGGTTTATGTTATACGTTCGGCAAATACCGGGGTGTCCGGATTTATAGCGCCTACCGGAAAAATATTATCTTCTGTCAGCGATGCAGGCGGAAACAGGATATTTATCACCGGCTACGCAACCCATGAGATATTTACTTCTATAGATTACTTGAGTTTTTATACGCGATTTGGAGATTTATTTATAATTTTTTGTATTATGGCGATTTTATATGGTATAATCCCTCCCAAAATCCCGAAGAAATGA
- a CDS encoding biotin transporter BioY — translation MIMETVLRRELIVDRRICKIIGVGFFVMATALGAFVRIPLPFTPVPITMQTFFVLLSGAFLGSGLGLTSQAIYLVIGCLGLPIFSQGNFGFAYILGPTGGYILGFIMAAYFIGRSLDAGINKPWRVFLYFLTADLIILSCGSLWLSKVFNISLFKASLLGFLPFVPGNLIKISFATILYGKLKNRLEQIF, via the coding sequence ATGATTATGGAGACTGTTTTAAGAAGAGAACTTATAGTAGATAGGAGAATTTGCAAGATCATTGGGGTGGGGTTTTTTGTCATGGCTACTGCCTTAGGCGCATTTGTGCGTATACCTCTTCCTTTTACTCCTGTCCCTATAACGATGCAGACATTCTTCGTCTTGCTTTCCGGGGCTTTCCTTGGTTCGGGTTTAGGGCTTACTTCGCAGGCCATCTACCTTGTAATAGGGTGCTTAGGACTGCCTATTTTCTCACAAGGTAATTTCGGTTTTGCTTATATTTTAGGGCCTACCGGGGGGTATATATTAGGTTTTATTATGGCCGCATATTTTATCGGCAGGTCACTGGATGCCGGCATCAATAAACCCTGGAGAGTATTCCTTTATTTTCTAACCGCAGATTTAATAATTCTTTCTTGCGGGAGCCTATGGCTCTCGAAGGTATTTAACATAAGTTTATTTAAGGCTTCTTTGCTTGGTTTCCTTCCTTTTGTGCCCGGAAATTTAATTAAAATATCCTTTGCCACTATTTTGTATGGCAAGCTGAAAAACCGCCTTGAGCAGATATTCTAG
- a CDS encoding cation transporter, which yields MEQDLSRRTAEIKKILIIILAFNWGVALAKIVYGALSKCSSISADGFHSLSDGASNIIALIGIHLASKPKDLDHPYGHRKYETLFSLAISAFLFIVAFNLFRVGLLRINNPVIPDIGLGALIVMLTTLSINLAVMIYEKKQGLKLKSDILISDSMHTQTDIFTSISVIIALAAIKLGFPIIDPIVTMVISLFIAYSGYRIIQESSRVLCDTAAIIDSKKIVDLVLRIKGVRSCHKIRTRGRSDDIYIDLHVQVDPDMHMDEAHKVCYDIERVIKLNIEGVTDVIVHLEPKENN from the coding sequence ATGGAGCAGGATTTATCAAGAAGAACCGCAGAGATCAAGAAGATACTGATTATAATCCTTGCCTTTAACTGGGGAGTTGCTTTAGCCAAGATTGTTTATGGCGCTTTAAGCAAATGTTCCAGCATAAGCGCTGACGGCTTTCATTCTCTGTCAGACGGGGCATCTAATATAATTGCGCTTATCGGAATTCATCTTGCTTCGAAACCTAAAGATTTAGACCATCCTTACGGGCATAGGAAATACGAAACTTTATTCTCGTTAGCGATATCCGCTTTCCTGTTTATAGTCGCATTCAATCTGTTTAGGGTAGGATTATTGCGTATAAATAACCCTGTAATCCCTGATATCGGGCTTGGCGCTCTCATTGTCATGCTGACAACTCTAAGCATAAATCTAGCTGTCATGATTTACGAGAAAAAACAGGGCCTGAAATTGAAGAGTGATATCCTCATTTCTGACTCGATGCATACGCAGACAGATATATTCACCTCTATATCTGTTATTATAGCTTTAGCCGCTATAAAATTAGGCTTCCCTATAATCGATCCTATCGTTACAATGGTGATTTCTTTATTTATAGCCTACTCTGGGTACAGGATCATCCAGGAATCTTCCAGGGTGCTCTGTGATACAGCAGCAATAATAGACTCTAAAAAAATAGTCGATCTGGTTTTACGTATAAAAGGAGTCAGGTCCTGTCATAAGATACGTACACGGGGAAGGTCAGATGATATCTATATAGACCTGCACGTACAGGTAGACCCGGATATGCATATGGATGAAGCTCATAAAGTCTGCTACGACATAGAACGCGTTATCAAATTAAATATCGAAGGGGTTACAGACGTGATTGTGCATCTTGAACCGAAGGAAAATAACTAA
- the prfB gene encoding peptide chain release factor 2 (programmed frameshift) — protein sequence MLDELKASLAQIEIKLQQLRVIFDIDNKKQEIDALSNQMSSASFWDDSIQSAKTVKQLKFLKGIVEPWQASYNKFIEIREMAGIVSSQDSSFLSELSGETVKLSAELERLEFKTLLGEEFDKNNAILSINSGAGGTESCDWASMLMRMYIRFAEKQGYSAKVMDVLPGDEAGIKNVTVLMTGDYAYGYLKAERGVHRLVRISPFDANKRRHTSFASVDVIPEVDEEIDLKVSESDLRIDVYRSKGAGGQSVNTTDSAVRITHVPTGIVAQCQNERSQHQNKQMAMKILKARLYEYEKSKKEQELSKYYDSDKKKIEWGSQIRSYVMHPYNMVKDHRTDYETGDVSSVMDGELEKFIEAYLRKKRSNGNI from the exons ATGTTAGACGAGTTAAAAGCAAGCCTGGCACAGATAGAAATAAAACTTCAGCAACTAAGA GTTATCTTTGACATAGATAATAAGAAGCAGGAAATAGATGCTTTATCTAACCAGATGTCTTCAGCAAGCTTTTGGGATGACAGCATACAATCGGCAAAGACAGTCAAGCAGTTAAAGTTTTTAAAAGGCATAGTAGAGCCCTGGCAGGCTTCTTATAATAAATTCATAGAGATCAGGGAAATGGCCGGGATAGTTAGCAGCCAGGATAGTTCTTTTTTAAGCGAATTATCCGGAGAGACTGTCAAGCTTTCTGCGGAATTGGAAAGATTGGAGTTTAAGACACTCCTGGGCGAAGAGTTTGATAAAAATAACGCCATCCTCAGCATCAATTCAGGGGCAGGCGGCACTGAGTCGTGCGATTGGGCTTCTATGCTTATGAGGATGTATATCCGTTTTGCTGAGAAGCAGGGATATAGCGCTAAAGTAATGGATGTCCTTCCCGGAGACGAAGCCGGTATAAAAAACGTAACTGTGCTAATGACCGGTGATTACGCTTACGGTTATCTTAAGGCTGAACGAGGGGTTCACAGGCTGGTGCGTATATCTCCATTCGATGCCAACAAGCGCAGGCATACCTCTTTTGCGTCAGTAGATGTAATTCCTGAGGTAGATGAAGAGATTGATTTAAAAGTCAGCGAAAGTGATTTACGCATAGATGTATACCGTTCAAAAGGAGCAGGCGGCCAAAGCGTAAATACGACAGATTCGGCGGTGCGTATCACCCATGTGCCTACAGGCATAGTCGCCCAGTGCCAGAACGAAAGGTCCCAGCATCAGAACAAACAGATGGCCATGAAGATACTGAAAGCCAGGCTTTATGAATACGAGAAATCAAAAAAAGAGCAGGAATTATCCAAGTATTATGATTCTGACAAAAAGAAAATAGAATGGGGAAGCCAAATACGTTCTTATGTCATGCATCCTTATAATATGGTCAAGGACCATCGCACAGACTATGAGACAGGAGATGTCTCTAGTGTTATGGACGGAGAATTAGAAAAGTTCATAGAGGCATATTTAAGAAAAAAAAGAAGCAATGGCAATATATAA
- a CDS encoding CBS domain-containing protein → MKIKEIMVKDVKSIAPDSTALEAMNLLYQLEISGLPVIDKNNKLVGMFTEKNILSFLLPSYIEKVGRFIYEDNPKATKKKLNELATVKVAQLMRSDVITVRQDAALCEVARLMLTQKVRRVPVVDNSGSVVGIVARCDVLKAMFRMAGE, encoded by the coding sequence ATGAAGATAAAGGAGATAATGGTTAAGGATGTAAAAAGCATTGCTCCTGATTCTACTGCTCTGGAAGCCATGAATTTATTGTATCAACTCGAAATAAGCGGTTTGCCTGTGATTGATAAAAATAATAAACTTGTAGGTATGTTTACGGAGAAGAACATTCTTTCATTTTTATTGCCGAGTTATATAGAAAAGGTCGGCAGGTTTATTTATGAAGATAATCCGAAAGCCACAAAGAAAAAGCTTAACGAACTTGCCACGGTTAAAGTCGCACAATTGATGAGGAGCGATGTAATTACCGTCAGACAAGATGCAGCTTTGTGCGAAGTAGCAAGGTTGATGCTGACTCAAAAAGTACGCCGGGTGCCCGTGGTGGATAATTCCGGATCAGTCGTCGGGATAGTGGCAAGATGTGATGTCTTAAAGGCAATGTTCAGGATGGCAGGAGAGTAA
- a CDS encoding M23 family metallopeptidase, with translation MKKTFIIIFIISLISIPAAIYLLDKETFLCPIEYGYDFVIRNDSMGEGQFGAKRSGGRLHNGIDLFADIWAPVRASNCGIVVASESSRGMGKFVVIKHPGSVSTVYGHLNELCVKEGQFVRQGDIIGKVGKTGNANYRSMDAHLHLEIRKNGSPQEPLDYLE, from the coding sequence ATGAAAAAAACATTTATTATTATATTTATAATTTCTTTAATCTCTATTCCTGCGGCAATATATTTATTAGATAAAGAAACTTTTCTTTGCCCGATAGAGTATGGCTATGATTTTGTAATACGCAATGATTCTATGGGAGAGGGCCAATTCGGCGCCAAACGCAGCGGAGGCAGGCTGCATAATGGTATTGACCTATTTGCAGATATCTGGGCTCCGGTGCGGGCAAGTAATTGCGGTATAGTTGTAGCTTCTGAGTCGAGCCGTGGAATGGGTAAATTTGTCGTGATCAAACATCCTGGCTCTGTATCTACGGTATACGGGCATCTAAATGAGTTGTGTGTTAAAGAGGGGCAGTTTGTGCGGCAAGGAGATATAATCGGAAAAGTTGGTAAGACCGGTAATGCAAATTACCGTAGCATGGACGCACATCTTCATCTTGAAATAAGAAAGAACGGCTCTCCTCAGGAGCCGTTGGATTATCTGGAGTGA